Genomic segment of Malus domestica chromosome 15, GDT2T_hap1:
ttggtttggttgagaCAACAGTAAAAGATCGCCAAGAAAAAATTGCAAATTGTTCAATCATATTTgcttgaagaaaagaaaagaaaagaagcgcGATGGCAAGAAagatttctttttagttatttGCTCATTCTTTCTTTCCACATTCCCAATTTTCCTGGCGGAATAGTACTCAATCTCGGCATTCTGAACTATAAATCGAAAACATaagcttctataaatgttgttTTCTCTACGTttccaacttttttttcttttatttttccacTGAACATCAAAGGAGTGAAGTTATTCTTATGATTTTGGCAAAAACTATTGGGACCAAGTTTCCTAGCTAGGAAGAAGGTGCAATTATGTCCATTTTGCTCTGCGTTCAAGTTCATCTAATGCATATAAATATTGCTCTATACATGAGTGGATTCTTTCTATTCCTGTTTATAGCTCTCAAATTTAAAACCAAATTCTAAATATGGGATATGACTTACGAGCTcttgttttcttattttgcaCTCATTCCCGCTGTTTCTGTTCTTTGATTTTCCTTTGACGATTTACCCAATTCAATGGCTAGAGAAAAAGAGTCTAAAAATCACTTTTCTTGAAGGGTTAGGCGTCATGCTTCAAATGCATATAAGAATAAGTGTTTGAATTAAGCAAATTTAGAttggaatatttttttatagagaaagCCAACATCATATTACATTCAAACGTGTCGAATTTTGAATTTAGAGCTCGAATCCAATCCGGCAAAGTTATGAAATCAaccgaattagggttttggattgGATTTTGAACACCTTTAGAAATAAGTGGTATAATCTTTGCTTAAGTAATGAAAAAATAGTTTCAAATAGTTGACTTGGTATGCAATCCAGAGTACCAGATCCTCAACAATGACTGTTAATGAATTTACTCCAGAGAATCCATAGCTgttacaaataaacaaacaaaatctCTATGCATTTATTTTGCAATCTAGGGACTAGATATGATGATATATAGAAACAAGGTGCTAAGAACCATTGCTCAGACAAGCGTCTCACGCGCACATTAACAACTGACAGCCACTCGCTCATATTAACAGTTGAGAGCCACGCACGCACTGGCCGGGCGAGTGTTCTAAGCAAATTAAGCGGCTCTAGAAACAACTTTTGGAACGTGGCTCCACTGCACATCATTTCTTTGCATGCCAACACAATCAGCCATTTCTGCTGTTTGGATTCTGCATAATCTGCACTCTTTGAGGAGTAAATGCATGCCTATAAACGTGGCATATCCCCGATTTCTTTTCCCCGGTATATAAATCGCCTTCTCGGCTTGTCATTGTTGTACTCAATTCAATATTTTCAATGTCTGCAGAGATCAAGAAAATGGAGGGCAATTCCTTGCGTGAACAAGTTGCAGCCATGAGGCAATCTCTCTTTGATGAGgtcctcttttctctctttctttttgataaccatttcgttttctCAGTTTTCGGTTGTTTTTTTACGTTGGATTTTTCTGAATATGTAGGACTGGTTTTGCAGGAAATTTTGGACAAACAGTTTGTGCAGATGGAGGAATTGGAAGATGTACACAACCCCAACTTTGCTGAGGAGCTTATGACCTTGTATTTCAGGGACTCCTCCAAACTGTTAGTTTCTGTGGAGAAAGCACTGTGAGTTCATTTACTACTTCTATAACATtaatttctttctattttcacTTTTTCATCCTCGTTGACGGGAGGGGGAGAAAATTGAACTTGAGACATTTTCCAGacactggaaaaaaaaatgttaccgGAACATGTGCTAGTTGGTCTTTCTACTTAAGGTTTGCcattgatgatgatgacgacatCGGTTACCCTGTTTTCGTAGGGAGAGACCCCCGTACGACGCTAACAAACTTGATAAGTTTCTCCACCAGCTCAAAGGTAGCAGCGCCAGGTAAATCTGACATATTTAGCAAGAGGGCATTTTTCTGTATATTAcaataaatataataattattttcaGGCTAGCATTTGAGCTCATATATTTGATAAAAATCTAACATATTTTTGTATAATTTGTGCAATTAACTAGACTGTTTTGTCATACAGCGTTGGAGCTAACAAAGTATGGATTGAGACCAACAAGATGAGGGAGGCTCTCAAGGCAGAAGACGTTGAAGGGTGATGAGATGCTACCACGTTAATTCCtaacttttatatttttcttcctttaAAATCATTAAGTAAAAGTTATTTTAGCCGTTGTGGCTGATTTAGTTTTGCCTCTTTAAATTGTCGTTTTTGCAGTCATGTTGAGATTAGTATCTTGTGCACGTTTTCTTATGTACTGTTCAAGTTTTATTTATGAatattcaaaagaaaattaaagcgTATTAGACTAGGGTCGGTTTTTGGAGTGATTATGGAAAGTTGGAATCACTTTTGGGAGAAGCTGTTTTTGCCAATTAGTGATTATAAACTTGTTCATGAATGCATGTGTGCAGGATCAAGAGTCAGTTTCAGCTGGTTAAAAGGGCGCACAAGACTCTCAAAGGAAAACTGGAACCCTACTTTCATCTGCTGCGACAAGCCGGACCTGCAGATGCTGCTCAGCCCCCAGAGTAAATGAAATGGTGAAGCAATGCAACCATGCATGAAGTCTATCTATATAATTAACTAGAGTAATTTAGTTTAATGTGGGAATAAATAAGCAAGGTtgctcttgttgttgttgttttgtttaTGAATTAGGGGAATCATAAAAAAATGACTAAGGGTATCCTGAACCTTTTATGATGGTGTAGCAGAGAATGCAAATCATGAACTTCAAGTTTCATGAAGTATAATTTcgatttatacctttgattcAGTGCTTTAATTTCGGGTCTTGTTTCAAACCAAATCCTAGTTGTTTTCCATTTCCAAGCAAAGAAGTTTGCGCATATGCATAAAAGGAAAATTCTAAGGTTAATGACGTTATCAACGACGTCATTATATTGATTGTATATCGATAATTCTAAGGTTAATGTATCTTCAATATCAATAATATGGACAATTGACCACATATTTGCATTTTATAAcctgcaaaaaagaaaaatccaatAATAAAATTAgcatatattgtttattatttatttggcACCAAAGCTATTACATTTGGCCTTAGGAACAACTTCCTATCTAAGAGCCAACAATTCCTCACTGATGAACAAACCCTTACATAAACAAGGTTCTTCCATAACCACTTGAGCTGAGTTGAGGCCAACATTTTGCACCATTGCACTTGCAGAGTTAAAACTTAATTACATTTACCTATCTCTGGCACGTGGCAAGGTTAAAAAACGCACCACGCTTTTGCTTGAGCTGAGCATATGTGCCTTTTTCCACCACCTTCCCATCTGCAACAAATGCAATCATATCTAGGTTTTTTACGGTGTTGAGCCTGTGTGCTATCACAATTGTTGTCCTTCCAACCATAATGCGATCTAATGCTTCCTGCACAAGTTGCTCTGATTGCACATCAAGTGCACTTGTTGCCTCATCTAGCAACAATACGGTTGGATTCCTAAGTATTGCTCTTGCAATTGCAATCCTTTGCTTTTGTCCTCCTGATAGCTGCACCCCTCTTTCGCCGCACTCAGTGTCATACCCATCCTTAAGTGACCTGAATCCGATAAAAAGATGAACACAGTGTTTCAAAATGATCAGGATGACAATCAAATGGCTAAACGATTTTCAATGAACTAAATCAAGTAGATAAGCAAACACAATGTTTTGAAATGATCGCGATGATAATCCTATGGCTAAATATTTTCGTTTAAGAAGCAATGTTGACAATGTCTATACTTACGAGATAAATTCGTGCGCATTGGCGGCTCTGGCAGCTACTGTGACCTCATTTTCTGGCACATCAAGTTTCCCAAACACGATGTTGTCTCGGATGGTACCAGAGTATATCACCGGCTCTTGACTAACAAGGGCCGTGTGCCTCCGGTACCATTGAATATCTAGATCCCTTATGTCAACCCCATCTACCTTCACTGATCCCCTCTCTACATCATAAAATCTTTGTATCAAGCCAATCACAGTTGATTTTCCACATCCACTTGTCCCAACAAGTCCAGTGCTTGTGCCTGGCTTCACCTCTAAGCTAAATTGGCGCAGCACTAATGTCTCTGGCCTGCTGGGGTATGCAAAATCAACCTTCTTCAATTCAATCTTTCCAGTCACTTTCTCCAATTTGATCCCGTTTCCATTATTACTATCTTCGTCCCCAGCCTAAGAAAGATCAAAATTAATACAATAGCCATAAGTTAAAAACCAACTTCAATTTAGGGTGTAGGTTTTCCGATTTGTGACTTACATTATTAGAGCCTGAAATTAGTGAATGCCGGTCAAGAATCTCAAACACGGATGCAACTGCAGTCGAACCCTTGGCCAAATCAGAAGTCATGCTTCCAGCTTCAGCTATAACTTTACCAGTGCTGACCaatatgaaaaatgttttgaacacATCCCCAGCTGATATTTGCCCTTTTTTCACTAATGTACCACCATACCAGAAGTCCAATGCCCATGACATAAATGTTAGGCACTGAGCTGACCCCATTCCAATCCCAGCTAGCCATGCCTTCTTACTTGCTTCTTTCCGCGGTGCCTCCTGAGCCTCATCGAACAGTTGAAGTACTTTTCCCACGCTTCCGAATGATGTCACAATTCTATGGTTGTACACTGATTCAACTGCAATTTGAGTGCTGTGGTTTTGTGCTTTGATGAAGTTGGCTGAGAGACTAGAGAGCAGGACTTTCTTGGTGTAGAAGCAAAGGATCGCGAGTGGTTGGACTGCGATCATAACGAGTGCTAGCTTCCATGCCACGATGAGCCCCAGGATCATGGCTATTGTGACAGCTGAAGTGGTTTGGACTAATAAGGATACCCTGTCTGCAACGAGGGACTTAACCATGGAAGCCTCATTGCTCAATCTCGAACACAAGGCCCCGCTCGAGTTCTGCTCCTCATCAAACCAAGCCGTTTCAAAAGTCAAGATCTTTTGAAGCATTCGTAATCGGATTCTTTTCGTGAGCTGCTCACCCATGTAAGCAAAATTGTAGTGTTGGAAGAGATTCAAAGTCATGGAAATTAAGGAAAGTGCACAGAAAATCAAGGAGTATGTGCGAATTCTAGCGCGCATTTCCTCATGGCTTTGCACAAAGAAAGCGGATATCATGCC
This window contains:
- the LOC103400771 gene encoding histidine-containing phosphotransfer protein 4, translating into MSAEIKKMEGNSLREQVAAMRQSLFDEEILDKQFVQMEELEDVHNPNFAEELMTLYFRDSSKLLVSVEKALERPPYDANKLDKFLHQLKGSSASVGANKVWIETNKMREALKAEDVEGIKSQFQLVKRAHKTLKGKLEPYFHLLRQAGPADAAQPPE